A window of the Streptomyces finlayi genome harbors these coding sequences:
- a CDS encoding D-alanyl-D-alanine carboxypeptidase family protein translates to MPALKKIALTITSAALLSVCAVSPASAADKDKTDDKQPKPTAPMSKVGGEQLGQAGIQVRLGPGAPVLPKKLTARSWIVADAESGQVLAANNSHWRLPPASTLKMLFADTLLTQPELLPKSKEHKVTGPELADVGEGSSLVGIKEDHTYSVHDLWLGVFLRSGNDSVHVLSSMYGGVPKAVAAMQKHAEELQALDTTVVSPDGYDSPKQVSSAYDLTLFARSGLQKPDFREYAATASSSFPGEKKKGKKRETFEIQNTNRLMTGDIGVDPYRGIAGVKNGYTTHAGNTFTGVAERDGRVLLVTVMNPSSDESHAVYKEAANLLDWGFAASGKVTPIGELVPPKSVDTGAGKGAQPASGANTAEQDKKNAKAVAAGAGSSGVGIALAIVGGLLLMLSAAVFLVNRRWPLPDLVRRLPRR, encoded by the coding sequence GTGCCTGCACTGAAAAAGATCGCACTGACGATCACCTCCGCCGCGTTGCTGTCCGTATGCGCTGTCAGCCCCGCTTCGGCGGCCGACAAGGACAAGACCGACGACAAACAGCCCAAGCCCACCGCGCCGATGTCGAAGGTCGGCGGGGAACAGCTGGGACAGGCGGGCATCCAGGTGAGGCTGGGCCCCGGCGCCCCGGTCCTGCCGAAGAAGCTCACCGCCCGGTCGTGGATCGTCGCGGACGCGGAGAGCGGCCAGGTACTCGCCGCGAACAACTCCCACTGGCGGCTGCCGCCCGCCTCGACGCTGAAGATGCTCTTCGCGGACACGCTCCTGACGCAGCCGGAACTGCTGCCGAAGTCCAAGGAGCACAAGGTGACCGGGCCGGAACTCGCCGACGTGGGCGAGGGAAGCAGCCTCGTGGGCATCAAGGAGGACCACACCTACTCGGTGCACGACCTGTGGCTCGGTGTGTTCCTGCGCTCGGGCAACGACTCGGTGCACGTCCTGTCGTCGATGTACGGCGGTGTGCCCAAGGCCGTCGCCGCCATGCAGAAACACGCCGAGGAGCTGCAGGCTCTCGACACGACGGTCGTCTCGCCCGACGGGTACGACTCCCCGAAGCAGGTCTCCAGCGCGTACGACCTCACACTCTTCGCCCGCAGCGGGCTGCAGAAGCCGGACTTCCGGGAGTACGCCGCCACGGCCAGCTCCTCGTTCCCCGGTGAGAAGAAGAAGGGGAAGAAGCGCGAGACCTTCGAGATCCAGAACACCAACCGGCTCATGACCGGTGACATCGGCGTGGACCCGTACAGGGGCATCGCCGGTGTGAAGAACGGCTACACCACCCACGCGGGCAACACCTTCACCGGTGTCGCCGAGCGCGACGGCAGGGTGCTGCTCGTCACCGTCATGAATCCGTCGTCCGACGAGAGCCATGCCGTCTACAAGGAGGCGGCGAACCTCCTCGACTGGGGTTTCGCCGCGAGCGGCAAGGTGACCCCCATCGGCGAACTGGTGCCTCCGAAGTCCGTGGACACCGGGGCCGGGAAGGGCGCCCAGCCCGCCAGTGGTGCCAACACGGCGGAGCAGGACAAGAAGAACGCCAAGGCCGTCGCCGCCGGGGCCGGCTCCAGCGGGGTCGGGATCGCCCTGGCCATCGTCGGCGGGCTGCTGCTGATGCTGTCGGCCGCCGTGTTCCTGGTCAACCGGCGCTGGCCGCTGCCCGACCTGGTGCGGCGCCTTCCCCGCCGCTGA
- the rocD gene encoding ornithine--oxo-acid transaminase, whose product MSTTETAIASAEAHSAHNYHPLPVVVASAEGAWMTDVEGRRYLDMLAGYSALNFGHGNRRLIDAAKAQLDRVTLTSRAFHHDRFADFCTQLAQLCGMEMVLPMNTGAEAVETAVKTARKWGYRVKGVPDGMAKIIVAAGNFHGRTTTIVSFSTDHEARADFGPYTPGFEIVPYGDLTALRAAMTENTVAVLLEPIQGEAGVLVPPAGYLPGVRELTRERNVLFIADEIQSGLGRTGKTFACEHEGVVPDMYVLGKALGGGVVPVSAVVSSAAVLGVYHPGEHGSTFGGNPLACAVALEVVAMLRTGEFQQRASELGDHLHRELGLLVGQGAVNAVRGRGLWAGVDVSPVLGTGREISEKLMDRGVLVKDTHGSTIRIAPPLVISKEDLDWGLAQLRDVLSS is encoded by the coding sequence GTGTCGACCACGGAAACAGCCATCGCCTCCGCCGAGGCGCACAGTGCGCACAATTACCACCCGTTGCCCGTCGTCGTCGCCTCAGCGGAAGGCGCCTGGATGACCGACGTCGAGGGCCGCCGCTACCTCGACATGCTCGCCGGGTATTCGGCCCTCAACTTCGGCCATGGCAACCGCCGGCTGATCGACGCCGCCAAGGCCCAGCTGGATCGGGTGACCCTCACCTCGCGTGCCTTCCACCACGACCGTTTCGCCGACTTCTGCACCCAGCTCGCGCAGTTGTGCGGGATGGAGATGGTCCTGCCCATGAACACGGGGGCGGAGGCCGTGGAGACCGCGGTGAAGACCGCCCGCAAGTGGGGGTACCGGGTCAAGGGCGTCCCGGACGGCATGGCGAAGATCATCGTCGCCGCCGGCAACTTCCACGGCAGGACGACCACGATCGTCAGCTTCTCCACGGACCACGAGGCGCGGGCCGACTTCGGCCCGTACACACCGGGGTTCGAGATCGTGCCGTACGGGGATCTCACCGCGCTCCGTGCGGCGATGACCGAGAACACCGTGGCGGTGCTGCTGGAGCCGATCCAGGGCGAGGCCGGGGTGCTGGTGCCGCCCGCCGGCTATCTCCCCGGGGTCCGCGAGCTGACCCGCGAGCGGAACGTGCTGTTCATCGCGGACGAGATCCAGTCGGGCCTGGGGAGGACCGGCAAGACCTTCGCCTGCGAGCACGAGGGCGTGGTGCCCGACATGTATGTGCTCGGCAAGGCACTCGGCGGGGGCGTGGTGCCCGTGTCGGCGGTGGTGTCCTCGGCGGCGGTGCTCGGTGTGTACCACCCCGGCGAGCACGGCTCGACGTTCGGCGGGAACCCACTGGCCTGCGCGGTCGCGCTGGAGGTCGTCGCGATGCTGCGCACCGGTGAGTTCCAGCAGCGGGCGTCGGAGCTGGGTGACCATCTCCACCGCGAACTGGGCCTGCTGGTCGGCCAGGGGGCCGTGAACGCCGTCCGGGGACGGGGCCTGTGGGCGGGCGTCGATGTCTCACCGGTCCTCGGGACGGGCCGGGAGATCTCGGAGAAGCTGATGGACCGCGGCGTACTGGTCAAGGACACCCATGGTTCGACGATCCGTATCGCCCCGCCCCTGGTGATCAGCAAGGAGGACCTGGACTGGGGGCTGGCCCAACTCCGCGACGTACTGAGCAGCTGA
- a CDS encoding YihY/virulence factor BrkB family protein, with protein MDWLKKLPVIGPLVSRLMLTHAYRSYETLERANWARLAAAITFISFLALFPLIAVGAAIGAALLSEKRLKEIEDKISDQVPGISDQLGIDNLVAHAGTVGLVAGALLLFTGIGWVGSMRDCLRAVWGIDDADEGNPVLRKLKDAGVLLGLGGAALVTLAVSGIGSVAVGWTADLLGIPGDGWGGVLLQIAALVVAVLADFLLLLYLLTLLPGVQPPRRRLVVAGLIGAVGFELLKLLLGSYMRDVAGKSMYGAFGVPVALLLWINFSAKLLLFCAAWTATGSQQQSDEPDEVRGDEARGDEAPAAQRDVSGGEGAAPGRAAASAG; from the coding sequence ATGGACTGGCTGAAGAAACTTCCCGTCATCGGGCCGCTCGTGTCCCGGCTGATGCTGACGCACGCGTATCGCTCGTACGAAACGCTGGAGCGTGCCAACTGGGCCAGGCTCGCCGCCGCGATCACCTTCATCAGCTTTCTTGCGCTCTTCCCCCTGATCGCGGTCGGCGCTGCGATCGGTGCCGCGCTGCTCTCGGAGAAGCGGTTGAAGGAGATCGAGGACAAGATCTCCGATCAGGTCCCCGGCATCTCGGACCAGCTCGGCATCGACAATCTGGTGGCCCACGCGGGCACGGTCGGACTGGTCGCCGGTGCGCTGCTGCTCTTCACCGGTATCGGCTGGGTCGGCTCGATGCGGGACTGCCTGCGGGCGGTCTGGGGGATCGACGACGCGGACGAGGGCAATCCTGTCCTGCGCAAGCTCAAGGACGCCGGAGTGCTTCTCGGGCTCGGAGGAGCGGCACTCGTGACGCTCGCCGTCTCCGGGATCGGGTCCGTGGCGGTCGGCTGGACCGCTGACCTGCTGGGCATTCCGGGTGACGGCTGGGGCGGTGTGCTGTTGCAGATCGCCGCTCTCGTCGTGGCGGTGCTCGCCGACTTCCTGCTGCTGCTCTACCTGCTGACGCTGCTTCCGGGAGTGCAGCCCCCGCGGCGCCGGCTCGTGGTCGCGGGCCTGATCGGCGCGGTCGGCTTCGAGCTGCTCAAACTGCTGCTCGGCAGCTATATGAGGGACGTCGCGGGGAAGAGCATGTACGGCGCGTTCGGCGTTCCGGTCGCCCTGCTCCTGTGGATCAACTTCAGCGCGAAGCTGCTGCTCTTCTGCGCCGCCTGGACGGCGACGGGGAGCCAGCAGCAGTCGGATGAGCCGGACGAGGTGCGGGGCGACGAGGCGCGGGGCGACGAGGCGCCGGCCGCGCAGCGGGACGTCAGCGGCGGGGAAGGCGCCGCACCAGGTCGGGCAGCGGCCAGCGCCGGTTGA
- a CDS encoding RNA polymerase sigma factor: protein MKLIVSGTEPISGNRCIKGVRTREGALHQGPEGGRTADDRAGGGAVGRAGGQPGGWAESGEAAVIARVRAGDAEAYAQLVRAHTGVALRVAVAFGAAADAEDVVQSAFFKAYQALGNFRDGAAFRPWLLRIVVNETRNTVRSAGRARAVAGREAGFHGADPLIPESADPAVAVLAEERRSLLTAALEGLSEQQRQVVTYRYLLEMDEAETARALGWPKGTVKSRLNRALKKLEKELRQEREPERKPERKGAGGRGGDGDGDGDGGVGVGGDNGDDGRRG from the coding sequence ATGAAACTCATTGTCTCAGGTACGGAACCGATCTCCGGCAACCGGTGTATCAAAGGTGTGAGGACGCGGGAGGGGGCCCTGCATCAGGGGCCGGAGGGGGGCCGCACCGCCGACGACAGGGCCGGGGGTGGCGCGGTCGGGCGGGCCGGAGGGCAGCCCGGAGGCTGGGCCGAGAGCGGCGAGGCCGCGGTAATCGCTCGTGTGCGCGCAGGGGACGCGGAGGCATACGCGCAGCTCGTACGCGCTCATACGGGGGTCGCGCTGCGGGTCGCGGTCGCCTTCGGAGCGGCGGCGGACGCGGAGGACGTGGTGCAGTCCGCCTTCTTCAAGGCGTATCAGGCCCTCGGGAATTTCCGGGACGGCGCGGCGTTTCGTCCATGGTTGTTACGCATCGTGGTGAATGAGACGCGAAACACAGTGCGGTCGGCAGGCCGGGCGAGGGCCGTGGCCGGTCGCGAGGCCGGGTTCCATGGTGCCGATCCGCTGATACCGGAGTCGGCGGATCCGGCGGTGGCGGTGCTCGCGGAGGAGCGGCGAAGCCTGCTGACCGCCGCACTGGAAGGGCTGAGCGAGCAGCAACGGCAGGTCGTGACCTATCGCTATCTGCTCGAGATGGACGAGGCGGAGACGGCGCGGGCGCTCGGCTGGCCGAAAGGGACGGTGAAGTCCCGGCTGAACCGCGCGCTGAAGAAGCTGGAGAAGGAGCTGCGTCAGGAGCGGGAGCCTGAGCGGAAGCCTGAGCGGAAGGGCGCCGGGGGCAGGGGCGGGGACGGGGACGGGGACGGGGACGGGGGCGTGGGCGTGGGCGGCGACAACGGAGATGACGGGCGGAGAGGGTGA
- a CDS encoding FAD-binding protein, with protein sequence MSVDTVSMTGWGRTAPTTALRFRPRTYEEAVAAVRGCGPRGSIARGLGRAYGDAAQNAGGSVLDMTALNRIRGTDAAGSTVTCDAGVSLHRLMRAVLPLGRFPPVTPTTRYVTVGGAIASDVHGRNQRVAGSFSRHVQALELLTADGDVRTVRPGTALFDATAGGMGLTGVILSATIRLRPVATSLMSVTTERATDLDDLMARLTASGHRSSYTAAWIDLLARGRSTGRAVLTRGEHAPLDALPAHARRTPLVFRPARLPAVPAYVPEGLLGRTSVALLNGLRYRAAPRHRTGELQRISSFFHAMDGVPHWNRVYGRSGFVQYQFVVGNGQEETLRRIVGRISLRRCPAFHAVLGRFGESDPGWLSFPMPGWSLTLGLPAALPGLAGFLDELDEEVAAAGGRVCLAKDARLRPETLAAMYPRLAEFRALRAELDPGGAFRSDLSRRLAL encoded by the coding sequence ATGTCTGTCGACACCGTCTCCATGACCGGCTGGGGCCGCACCGCCCCGACAACCGCCCTGCGGTTCCGGCCCCGTACGTACGAGGAGGCGGTGGCCGCGGTGCGCGGCTGCGGTCCCCGTGGCTCCATCGCCCGCGGCCTCGGCCGCGCGTACGGCGACGCCGCGCAGAACGCGGGGGGTTCCGTCCTCGACATGACCGCCCTCAACCGCATCCGCGGCACCGACGCCGCGGGGTCCACCGTGACCTGCGACGCCGGGGTGAGCCTGCACCGGCTGATGCGTGCGGTGCTGCCGCTCGGCCGGTTCCCGCCGGTCACTCCCACGACCCGGTACGTCACCGTGGGCGGCGCGATCGCCTCCGACGTCCATGGCCGGAACCAGCGGGTCGCGGGGTCCTTCTCCCGGCACGTACAGGCCCTGGAGTTGCTGACCGCCGACGGTGACGTGCGTACGGTCCGCCCCGGCACCGCTCTCTTCGACGCGACGGCGGGCGGCATGGGGCTGACCGGTGTCATCCTCTCCGCCACGATCCGACTCCGCCCGGTCGCGACGTCGTTGATGTCCGTCACCACCGAACGCGCGACCGACCTCGACGATCTGATGGCCCGTCTCACCGCGAGCGGCCACCGCTCGTCGTACACCGCCGCCTGGATCGACCTCCTGGCGCGCGGCCGGTCCACCGGGCGCGCCGTACTCACCCGGGGGGAGCACGCACCGCTGGACGCGCTCCCGGCGCACGCCCGGCGCACGCCACTGGTGTTCCGCCCCGCTCGTCTGCCCGCGGTCCCGGCGTACGTACCGGAGGGGCTGCTGGGCCGGACGTCCGTCGCCCTGCTCAACGGGCTCCGCTACCGCGCGGCGCCGAGGCACCGCACCGGAGAACTCCAGCGGATCTCCTCCTTCTTCCACGCCATGGATGGTGTCCCGCACTGGAACCGCGTCTACGGCCGCAGCGGTTTCGTGCAGTACCAGTTCGTCGTCGGGAACGGCCAGGAAGAGACACTGCGGCGCATCGTCGGCCGCATCTCGCTCCGCCGCTGCCCCGCCTTCCACGCGGTGCTCGGACGGTTCGGTGAGAGCGACCCCGGCTGGCTCTCGTTCCCGATGCCCGGCTGGAGTCTCACCCTCGGGCTGCCCGCCGCGCTCCCCGGGCTGGCGGGTTTCCTGGATGAACTCGACGAGGAGGTGGCCGCCGCCGGGGGCCGGGTCTGTCTGGCGAAGGACGCGCGGCTGCGCCCGGAGACGCTCGCCGCGATGTATCCGCGGCTGGCCGAGTTCCGCGCTCTGCGGGCGGAACTGGACCCGGGCGGCGCGTTCCGTTCCGACCTGTCCCGCCGCCTCGCCCTCTGA
- a CDS encoding 2'-5' RNA ligase family protein, with the protein MGTVTLGVSIAVPEPYGSLLQERRASFGDPAAHGIPTHVTLLPPTEAEAAGLPAIETHLAQIAAAGRPFPMRLSGTGTFRPLSPVVFVQVVEGASACAWLQQRVRDTSGPLVRELQFPYHPHVTVAHGIAEEAMDRAYEELSVYEASWTCGSFALYERGADGVWRKINEFPFGAGGGSPAVPAQGGSFVDHPSLHT; encoded by the coding sequence GTGGGGACCGTAACGCTCGGCGTTTCGATCGCGGTCCCGGAGCCCTACGGCAGCCTGCTCCAGGAGCGGCGCGCGAGCTTCGGGGACCCTGCCGCGCATGGCATTCCCACCCACGTCACCCTTCTCCCGCCGACGGAGGCGGAGGCGGCCGGCCTGCCCGCGATCGAGACGCATCTCGCGCAGATCGCGGCGGCCGGCCGCCCCTTCCCGATGCGGCTGTCCGGAACCGGGACCTTCCGGCCCCTCTCCCCGGTCGTCTTCGTCCAGGTCGTCGAGGGCGCCTCCGCCTGTGCCTGGCTCCAGCAGCGGGTCAGGGACACCTCCGGGCCGCTGGTGCGCGAGCTCCAGTTCCCGTACCACCCCCATGTGACCGTGGCGCACGGCATCGCCGAGGAGGCGATGGACCGTGCCTACGAGGAGCTGTCCGTCTACGAGGCGTCCTGGACGTGCGGTTCCTTCGCTCTGTACGAGCGGGGTGCCGACGGCGTCTGGCGCAAGATCAACGAGTTCCCGTTCGGCGCGGGGGGTGGCTCACCCGCCGTGCCCGCACAGGGCGGCAGCTTCGTCGACCACCCGTCCCTGCACACCTGA
- a CDS encoding decaprenylphospho-beta-D-erythro-pentofuranosid-2-ulose 2-reductase produces MKDAFGAPQSLLVLGGTSEIGLATARRLISRRTRTVRLAGRPSPALERAAAELRALGADVRTLAFDALTPESHETTLGGLFAEEDIDMVLMAFGVPGDQARDEEEPLSAVRVAQTNYTGAVSAGLVCAGALQAQGHGSLVVLSSVAGERARRADFIYGSSKAGLDTFAQGLGDALQGTGVQVMVVRPGFVRSKKTAGLPETPLETTPEAVADAIVTGLRRRSETVWVPGSLRVVMSALRHVPRPLFRRLPV; encoded by the coding sequence ATGAAGGACGCCTTCGGTGCTCCGCAGTCCCTGCTCGTCCTCGGTGGCACCTCGGAGATCGGCCTGGCCACCGCGCGGCGGCTGATCAGCCGCCGCACCCGGACAGTCCGGCTGGCAGGCCGGCCGTCCCCCGCTCTGGAGCGGGCCGCCGCCGAACTGCGAGCGCTCGGCGCCGACGTCCGTACGCTCGCCTTCGACGCCCTGACCCCCGAGTCGCACGAGACGACGCTCGGCGGGCTGTTCGCCGAGGAGGACATCGACATGGTGCTGATGGCGTTCGGCGTACCGGGCGACCAGGCGCGCGACGAGGAGGAGCCTCTCTCCGCGGTCCGGGTCGCCCAGACCAACTACACGGGGGCGGTCTCCGCCGGCCTGGTGTGCGCCGGCGCACTCCAGGCGCAGGGGCACGGATCCTTGGTCGTGCTCTCCTCGGTGGCGGGCGAACGCGCCCGGCGCGCCGACTTCATCTACGGGTCGAGCAAGGCCGGTCTGGACACGTTCGCCCAGGGCCTCGGGGACGCGCTGCAAGGCACCGGGGTGCAGGTCATGGTCGTACGTCCCGGCTTCGTCCGGTCGAAGAAGACCGCCGGGCTGCCGGAGACGCCGCTGGAGACGACGCCGGAAGCGGTCGCGGACGCGATCGTGACGGGGCTGCGGCGGCGCTCGGAGACGGTGTGGGTCCCGGGGTCGCTACGGGTGGTGATGTCGGCACTGCGCCACGTACCGCGCCCGTTGTTCCGGCGCCTCCCGGTGTAG
- a CDS encoding carboxymuconolactone decarboxylase family protein, protein MTTHEHGTDSSDYAPEHPARLPWHQLAPEVYKALVRLDIASRKGLDPKLVELVKIRASQINRCAFCLDMHTKDALVAGESVERIIQLSAWEESQHFYTEKELAALGLTEAVTVLTDGFVPAEVYARAAKHFEEAELAQLIASITVINAWNRFGVATRPAPGHYTPGDLKH, encoded by the coding sequence ATGACGACCCACGAACATGGCACCGACTCTTCCGACTACGCCCCCGAGCACCCCGCCCGCCTGCCCTGGCACCAGCTCGCTCCGGAGGTCTACAAGGCCCTGGTCCGGCTCGACATCGCGTCCCGAAAGGGCCTCGACCCGAAGTTGGTCGAGCTGGTGAAGATCCGGGCCTCGCAGATCAACCGCTGCGCGTTCTGCCTCGACATGCACACGAAGGACGCTCTCGTCGCGGGCGAGTCCGTCGAGCGGATCATCCAGCTCAGCGCCTGGGAGGAGTCGCAGCACTTCTACACGGAGAAGGAACTCGCGGCGCTGGGACTGACCGAGGCGGTCACGGTCCTGACCGACGGTTTCGTCCCGGCCGAGGTGTACGCGAGGGCTGCCAAGCACTTCGAGGAGGCGGAACTGGCCCAGCTGATCGCCTCCATCACCGTGATCAACGCGTGGAACCGGTTCGGTGTGGCCACCCGGCCGGCCCCCGGCCACTACACCCCCGGTGACCTGAAGCACTGA
- the pdxR gene encoding MocR-like pyridoxine biosynthesis transcription factor PdxR — translation MTDSWASFGADLHIEPVGGGLRRGLMEALREAVRSGRLAPGTRLPSSRTLAADLAIARNTVADAYAELVAEGWLTARQGSGTTVARRAAPRRGPTRAPKSRPVHGRPLYSLNPGTPDLASSPRAEWLKAGRRALIAAPNEALGYGDPRGRIELRTVLADYLSRARGVHADPARIVICSGFVHGLMLMGKVLRQRRVKDVAVESYGLDAHWNLLREAGLRTPCLPLDELGSRTGDLGAMRSAGAVLMTPAHQFPMGVSLHPDRRAAAVDWARSSGGLVLEDDYDGEFRYDRQPVGALQNLDPERVVYFGTSSKSLAPGLRLAWMVLPEALAGEVAEAKGVSDWASGALDQLTLAEFIASGAYDRHVRSMRLRYRRRRDQLVAALAERAPDVRVSGIAAGLHAVLELPEGTERSVIQAAAFQGLALEGVSRYRHPEATPGREALVISYGSPPDSAWSGTLEALCRVLP, via the coding sequence ATGACGGATTCCTGGGCCTCTTTCGGTGCCGACCTGCATATCGAACCGGTCGGCGGGGGACTGCGCAGGGGACTCATGGAGGCACTGCGGGAGGCCGTGCGCAGTGGACGTCTGGCGCCGGGCACCCGGCTGCCGTCGTCCCGCACGCTCGCCGCCGATCTCGCGATCGCCCGGAACACCGTCGCCGACGCCTATGCCGAACTCGTCGCCGAGGGCTGGCTCACCGCCAGACAGGGCTCGGGGACCACGGTCGCCCGGCGGGCCGCGCCGCGCCGAGGGCCCACCAGGGCCCCGAAGTCGCGTCCGGTACACGGGCGGCCCCTCTACAGCCTCAACCCCGGGACTCCGGACCTCGCGTCCTCCCCCCGTGCGGAGTGGCTGAAGGCGGGCCGGCGCGCACTGATCGCGGCCCCCAACGAAGCGCTCGGTTACGGGGATCCGCGGGGGCGCATCGAACTACGCACGGTCCTGGCCGACTATCTGTCCCGGGCCCGCGGTGTGCACGCCGACCCCGCACGGATCGTCATCTGCTCCGGATTCGTCCACGGCCTGATGCTGATGGGAAAGGTGCTGCGGCAGCGCCGGGTGAAGGACGTCGCCGTCGAGTCGTACGGACTGGATGCGCACTGGAACCTCCTGAGGGAAGCGGGCCTGCGCACGCCGTGCCTGCCGCTGGACGAACTCGGCTCCAGGACCGGTGACCTGGGGGCGATGAGGAGCGCGGGTGCGGTCCTCATGACGCCGGCGCATCAGTTCCCGATGGGTGTCTCGCTCCATCCCGACCGGCGGGCCGCCGCCGTAGACTGGGCGCGGTCCTCCGGGGGCCTGGTCCTGGAGGACGACTACGACGGGGAGTTCCGCTACGACCGGCAGCCGGTCGGCGCGCTCCAGAACCTCGATCCGGAACGCGTCGTCTATTTCGGTACGTCGAGCAAGTCCCTGGCCCCCGGGCTGCGGCTGGCCTGGATGGTGCTCCCCGAAGCGCTGGCCGGGGAGGTGGCGGAGGCGAAGGGGGTATCCGACTGGGCGTCCGGCGCGCTGGACCAGCTGACCCTCGCGGAGTTCATCGCGTCCGGGGCGTACGACCGTCATGTCCGGTCCATGCGGTTGCGTTACCGGCGCCGACGTGACCAGCTCGTCGCCGCGCTCGCGGAACGGGCACCGGACGTCCGGGTCAGCGGCATCGCCGCCGGCCTGCACGCCGTGCTCGAACTCCCCGAGGGCACCGAACGATCGGTGATCCAGGCCGCCGCCTTCCAGGGCCTGGCCCTGGAAGGCGTGTCCCGCTATCGGCACCCGGAGGCGACGCCGGGCCGCGAAGCACTGGTCATCAGCTACGGCTCACCCCCGGACAGCGCCTGGTCCGGCACGCTGGAGGCGCTGTGCCGCGTACTGCCCTGA
- the trpS gene encoding tryptophan--tRNA ligase, whose amino-acid sequence MASERPRVLSGIQPTAGSFHLGNYLGAVRQWVALQESHDAFYMVVDLHAITVPQDPVELRANTRLAAAQLLAAGLDPERCTLFVQSHVPEHAQLGWIMNCLTGFGEASRMTQFKDKSARQGADRATVGLFTYPVLQVADILLYQANQVPVGEDQRQHIELTRDLAERFNSRYGQTFTIPAPYILKETAKIYDLQDPAIKMSKSASTPKGLINLLDEPKATAKKVKSAVTDTDTVIRFDAEKKPGVSNLLSIYSTLTGAGIADLEQKYEGKGYGALKTDLAEVMVEFVTPFRARTQEYLDDPETLDSILAKGAEKARAVAAETLAQAYDRMGLLPAKH is encoded by the coding sequence ATGGCCTCTGAACGCCCCCGCGTGCTCTCCGGAATCCAGCCCACCGCAGGCTCGTTCCACCTCGGCAACTATCTCGGTGCGGTCCGCCAGTGGGTGGCGCTGCAGGAATCCCACGACGCCTTCTACATGGTGGTGGACCTGCACGCGATCACCGTGCCGCAGGACCCTGTGGAGCTGCGCGCGAACACCCGGCTCGCGGCCGCCCAGCTGCTGGCGGCCGGTCTCGACCCGGAGCGGTGCACGCTCTTCGTCCAGAGTCACGTTCCCGAGCACGCCCAGCTCGGCTGGATCATGAACTGCCTGACGGGCTTCGGCGAGGCGTCCCGCATGACGCAGTTCAAGGACAAGTCCGCCAGGCAGGGTGCCGACCGGGCAACCGTCGGCCTCTTCACGTACCCGGTTCTCCAGGTCGCCGACATCCTGCTCTACCAGGCGAACCAGGTCCCGGTGGGCGAGGACCAGCGCCAGCACATCGAGCTGACCCGCGACCTCGCCGAACGCTTCAACAGCAGGTACGGGCAGACGTTCACCATCCCGGCGCCGTACATCCTCAAGGAGACGGCGAAGATCTACGACCTCCAGGACCCGGCGATCAAGATGAGCAAGTCGGCGTCGACGCCGAAGGGCCTCATCAACCTCCTGGACGAGCCGAAGGCCACCGCCAAGAAGGTCAAGAGCGCGGTCACCGACACCGACACGGTCATCCGTTTCGACGCGGAGAAGAAGCCAGGTGTCAGCAACCTTCTGTCCATCTACTCCACCCTCACGGGGGCCGGTATCGCGGATCTGGAGCAGAAGTACGAGGGCAAGGGCTACGGTGCGCTGAAGACCGACCTCGCGGAGGTCATGGTGGAGTTCGTCACCCCCTTCCGTGCCCGCACGCAGGAATATCTGGACGACCCCGAGACGCTGGACTCGATCCTGGCCAAGGGTGCGGAGAAGGCCAGGGCCGTCGCCGCGGAGACCCTGGCGCAGGCCTACGACCGGATGGGCCTTCTGCCCGCCAAGCACTGA